Proteins from a genomic interval of Rhodothermus marinus:
- a CDS encoding NifU family protein, which produces MADTKTTHTTGPLAPDDPELHRRIEEALDMIRPYLMTDGGSVRLLNVTEDYVVELELLGACGTCPMSLMTLRAGIEQVLKRAVPEITRVEAVQATS; this is translated from the coding sequence ATGGCCGATACGAAAACCACCCACACGACCGGACCGCTGGCGCCCGACGACCCGGAACTCCATCGCCGCATCGAAGAAGCGCTCGACATGATCCGCCCCTATCTGATGACCGACGGCGGATCGGTGCGGCTGCTGAACGTGACCGAAGACTACGTGGTCGAGCTGGAATTGCTGGGCGCCTGCGGCACCTGTCCCATGAGCCTGATGACGCTTCGCGCCGGGATCGAACAGGTGCTCAAGCGGGCCGTTCCCGAGATCACCCGCGTCGAAGCCGTTCAGGCGACCAGTTGA
- a CDS encoding class I SAM-dependent methyltransferase codes for MRKNDRQRWQLAQRYERDWWQHVADRTDLRYYRTYAEDLIRRIAPFFTIQQDTRILEVGSGAAGIVTHLPSGYRHAIDPLEDFFRSVEKFRKYRDPQVVYHRGMGEALPFESESFDLVIMDNVLDHCQDPVQVIAEIHRVLVPGGCFYFRQNIYHRWGKFVRFWIELLRIDKGHPYTFSLRDIHTLVGRAGFEVLLCERRGYWTAWKRDLSSRRLKDKAKALLLISRDVVTLFLQKRVP; via the coding sequence ATGCGAAAAAACGACCGGCAGCGCTGGCAGCTTGCCCAGCGTTACGAACGAGACTGGTGGCAGCACGTTGCTGACAGGACGGATCTGCGTTATTACAGGACCTATGCCGAGGATCTGATCAGGAGAATCGCGCCTTTTTTTACGATACAACAGGATACGCGTATCCTGGAGGTAGGTAGTGGGGCTGCAGGCATTGTCACCCACCTGCCTTCCGGCTATCGACACGCCATAGATCCGCTGGAAGATTTCTTCAGGTCCGTTGAGAAGTTCAGAAAGTACCGGGATCCGCAGGTTGTGTATCACAGGGGTATGGGCGAAGCGTTACCCTTCGAGAGCGAAAGCTTCGATCTGGTGATCATGGACAATGTGCTGGATCATTGCCAGGATCCGGTTCAGGTTATCGCAGAAATCCATCGGGTGCTGGTTCCGGGAGGTTGCTTCTATTTCAGACAGAATATCTATCATCGCTGGGGAAAATTCGTGCGGTTCTGGATTGAGCTTCTGCGAATCGACAAAGGGCATCCCTATACGTTTTCCCTGCGCGATATACACACGCTTGTGGGACGTGCGGGCTTCGAGGTGTTGCTTTGCGAGCGGCGAGGCTACTGGACCGCATGGAAACGGGACCTTTCTTCAAGGCGCCTGAAGGATAAAGCGAAGGCATTGTTGCTGATCAGTCGGGACGTCGTCACGTTGTTTTTGCAAAAGCGGGTGCCGTAG
- the prmA gene encoding 50S ribosomal protein L11 methyltransferase produces MNPKPGDSGLSVSISEPTIEVVLPVPEALHDPLVIQLDALGFEAFWEEPDRLKAYMPASQWRAAVREAVRDLLRRQGLPDEIEVRTIEPENWNARWESQLQPIAVGPFLIKPSWHAVPEAYATHIVLEIDPKMSFGTGYHESTRLLLQMLPDCVEPGARVLDAGTGTGILTIAALKLGAGSAIAFDIDPWAAENAQENFARNGVADRVEFRQGSIEVVPERDFDLILANIHRRVLCELLPAFREKVRPTGYVLLSGLLREERELMLETAAAHDLEPIHEATENAWWAVMLKRTV; encoded by the coding sequence ATGAACCCGAAGCCTGGGGACTCCGGATTGAGCGTCTCAATCAGTGAACCGACGATCGAGGTGGTGCTGCCCGTGCCCGAGGCGCTCCACGATCCGCTGGTCATTCAGCTCGACGCGCTGGGTTTCGAGGCCTTCTGGGAGGAACCCGATCGTCTGAAAGCCTACATGCCGGCCTCCCAGTGGCGGGCGGCCGTCCGGGAAGCCGTGCGTGACCTGCTGCGTCGTCAGGGACTGCCCGACGAGATCGAGGTGCGCACGATCGAGCCGGAAAACTGGAACGCCCGCTGGGAGTCGCAGCTGCAGCCCATCGCGGTCGGACCGTTTCTGATCAAGCCGAGCTGGCATGCCGTGCCCGAGGCCTACGCCACGCACATCGTGCTGGAGATCGATCCGAAAATGAGCTTCGGCACCGGCTACCACGAAAGTACGCGTCTGCTGCTGCAGATGCTGCCCGACTGCGTGGAGCCGGGCGCCCGGGTGCTCGACGCCGGCACCGGAACGGGCATTCTGACCATTGCCGCGCTGAAGCTGGGGGCCGGCTCGGCCATTGCGTTCGACATCGACCCCTGGGCGGCCGAAAATGCGCAGGAAAACTTCGCCCGCAACGGCGTGGCCGACCGCGTCGAGTTCCGACAGGGATCCATCGAGGTGGTGCCCGAGCGCGACTTCGATCTGATTCTCGCCAACATTCACCGGCGCGTGCTCTGCGAGTTGCTGCCGGCTTTTCGGGAAAAGGTGCGTCCCACCGGCTACGTGCTGCTCTCAGGGCTGCTGCGCGAGGAGCGCGAGCTGATGCTGGAGACGGCGGCCGCGCACGATCTGGAGCCCATCCACGAGGCGACGGAGAACGCCTGGTGGGCCGTCATGCTGAAACGAACGGTCTGA
- a CDS encoding Mrp/NBP35 family ATP-binding protein — MPTPQEVLRVLARVVEPERGRDIVRLKMVRNLRVEDGRVSFTLVFNRPDTDFARQAPEQCRKLLQEAFGPELAVQIDTDAEMIGLEVQGGGPMPSVQPEGVLNFIAVASGKGGVGKSTVAVNLAVALAQQGYVVGLLDADIYGPSVPTMFGVRDEKPRVNEQRKIVPLVRHNVRLLSMGFIVDPEQAVIWRGPMVAKALRQFLGEADWGELDYLILDLPPGTGDVPLTIVQSIALTGAVIVSTPQPVALADARKGVAMFHNVQVPVLGIVENMAYFSPPDLPDRKYYIFGRGGARRLAEELDVPFLGEIPIEEAVREGGDLGKPIVLAEPESASARAFYRLAEQVVEQVNLRNAEQPPTQRVEILYR; from the coding sequence ATGCCCACCCCTCAGGAAGTGCTGCGTGTGCTCGCGCGCGTCGTCGAGCCGGAGCGCGGCCGCGACATCGTGCGGCTCAAGATGGTGCGCAACCTGCGTGTGGAAGACGGACGCGTTTCGTTTACGCTGGTCTTCAACCGGCCTGATACCGACTTCGCCCGGCAGGCGCCCGAGCAGTGCCGGAAGCTGCTGCAGGAAGCCTTCGGACCGGAACTGGCGGTGCAGATCGACACCGACGCCGAAATGATCGGCCTGGAGGTGCAGGGCGGCGGCCCCATGCCGTCGGTGCAACCCGAAGGCGTGCTGAACTTCATCGCGGTGGCCTCCGGCAAGGGCGGCGTGGGCAAAAGCACGGTGGCCGTCAACCTGGCCGTGGCGCTGGCGCAGCAGGGCTACGTCGTGGGCCTGCTCGACGCCGACATCTACGGGCCGTCGGTGCCCACCATGTTCGGCGTGCGCGACGAAAAGCCGCGCGTCAACGAGCAGCGCAAGATCGTGCCGCTGGTGCGGCACAACGTGCGCCTGCTCTCGATGGGCTTCATCGTCGATCCCGAACAGGCCGTCATCTGGCGCGGTCCCATGGTGGCCAAGGCGCTGCGCCAGTTTCTGGGCGAAGCCGACTGGGGTGAGCTCGACTACCTGATCCTCGACCTGCCGCCGGGTACGGGCGACGTGCCGCTGACCATCGTCCAGTCCATCGCACTGACCGGCGCCGTCATCGTCTCGACCCCGCAGCCGGTGGCACTGGCCGACGCCCGCAAGGGCGTGGCCATGTTCCACAACGTGCAGGTGCCCGTGCTGGGTATCGTCGAAAACATGGCCTATTTCTCACCGCCGGATCTGCCCGACCGCAAATACTACATCTTCGGGCGTGGGGGCGCCCGTCGGCTGGCCGAGGAACTGGACGTGCCCTTCCTGGGCGAAATCCCCATCGAAGAAGCCGTGCGCGAGGGCGGCGACCTCGGCAAGCCGATCGTGCTGGCCGAGCCCGAAAGCGCCTCGGCCAGGGCATTCTACCGGCTGGCCGAGCAGGTGGTCGAACAGGTCAACCTGCGCAACGCCGAGCAGCCCCCGACGCAGCGGGTCGAGATCCTCTATCGCTAA
- a CDS encoding diol dehydratase reactivase ATPase-like domain-containing protein: MRLAAIDLGTNTALLLIAEVADGRLQPRYEAERFVRLGEGLERTGTIGPAALERLHRTLEAYRDALRAHAVEACIVAATSATREARNAQAVAEVVREVLGVELEVISGDEEARWSLAGALAAPGLPEGPCLAVDIGGGSTELVAGTRRPDGTVAITFARSLPLGTVRLTERCFSEMPPPLEAVAEAQRQIRKVLAEIIPPSAPVLVGVAGTCVSLAALEARRFPLPAPVALTRAAVAAWRDRLLQMPTDAVRALWPELLAGRADVLPMGALLLHEVMAWGGWQVCHVSPFGLRHGLILRHLARR, encoded by the coding sequence GTGCGGCTGGCCGCGATCGACCTGGGCACCAATACGGCCCTGCTGCTCATCGCCGAGGTGGCCGACGGGCGGCTGCAACCCCGCTACGAGGCCGAGCGGTTCGTGCGGTTGGGAGAAGGACTGGAGCGTACCGGCACGATCGGTCCGGCCGCGCTGGAGCGACTCCACCGCACGCTGGAAGCCTATCGCGACGCGCTCCGGGCGCATGCCGTCGAAGCCTGCATCGTGGCGGCTACCAGTGCCACGCGCGAAGCCCGCAACGCGCAGGCTGTGGCCGAAGTGGTGCGCGAAGTGCTGGGCGTCGAGCTCGAAGTGATCTCCGGCGACGAGGAAGCCCGGTGGAGCCTGGCCGGTGCGCTGGCCGCCCCCGGCCTGCCCGAAGGGCCCTGCCTGGCCGTGGACATCGGCGGCGGCTCGACCGAGCTGGTGGCGGGCACGCGTCGGCCTGACGGTACCGTCGCCATTACGTTTGCCCGGAGCCTGCCGCTCGGCACGGTGCGCCTGACCGAGCGCTGTTTTTCGGAAATGCCCCCACCGCTTGAGGCCGTTGCCGAGGCGCAGCGCCAGATCCGGAAAGTGCTGGCCGAAATCATTCCGCCGTCGGCACCGGTGCTGGTGGGGGTAGCCGGTACCTGCGTGTCGCTGGCCGCGCTGGAGGCGCGCCGCTTCCCGCTTCCGGCGCCGGTTGCGCTGACGCGTGCCGCCGTAGCCGCCTGGCGCGACCGATTGCTGCAGATGCCGACCGATGCCGTGCGGGCGCTCTGGCCCGAACTGCTGGCCGGCCGGGCCGATGTGCTCCCGATGGGCGCGCTGTTGTTGCACGAAGTCATGGCCTGGGGCGGCTGGCAGGTCTGCCACGTCAGCCCCTTCGGACTGCGGCACGGACTGATCCTTCGCCATCTGGCCCGCCGCTGA
- a CDS encoding T9SS type A sorting domain-containing protein: MANEASEGGGYYSEGLSYPTFKNSLFAGNSGGDCVGTIDPASPYNLIQDPSNTCGLQDGQNGNIIGRDARLVVTDDSTGIYRLIADSPALDAGDDSVCPTEDLRGVARPQDGDEDGAARCDIGALEMQPGEVVPVAVSSAEPVPLSFYGPYPNPVRAGVVELLLDLPASSQVAVEVYDMLGRLVRRVPRSRLEAGRARCLQLEVDDLAAGMYVYRVLVASPGGTHEVFTGRLVRVR; encoded by the coding sequence GTGGCAAACGAAGCCTCGGAGGGCGGTGGCTATTACAGCGAAGGGTTGAGTTACCCGACCTTCAAAAACAGTCTGTTTGCCGGCAATTCCGGCGGGGATTGTGTGGGGACGATCGATCCTGCTTCTCCATACAACCTGATTCAGGATCCTTCCAATACCTGCGGCCTGCAGGACGGGCAGAACGGTAACATCATAGGGCGTGATGCGCGTCTGGTGGTGACGGACGACTCGACGGGTATTTACCGGCTTATTGCCGACAGCCCGGCGCTGGATGCGGGAGACGACAGTGTGTGTCCGACCGAGGACCTTCGGGGGGTGGCGCGGCCGCAGGACGGCGACGAAGACGGCGCGGCCCGGTGCGACATCGGCGCGCTGGAGATGCAACCGGGCGAAGTGGTTCCGGTTGCGGTTTCTTCTGCAGAACCCGTTCCGCTGAGTTTCTACGGTCCATATCCCAACCCGGTGCGTGCGGGCGTCGTGGAGCTGCTGCTGGACCTTCCGGCTTCGTCGCAGGTGGCGGTGGAGGTGTACGATATGCTGGGGCGGCTGGTGCGGCGCGTGCCGCGCTCGCGGCTGGAAGCAGGACGGGCACGGTGCCTGCAACTGGAAGTGGACGACCTGGCCGCCGGCATGTACGTGTACCGGGTGCTGGTAGCGTCGCCCGGCGGTACGCACGAGGTGTTCACGGGCCGGTTGGTCCGGGTGCGCTGA
- a CDS encoding LA_3696 family protein, whose product MAILTVPKVLREKLGDDGVEALIALLNEAAHHERDNLLGILEERFERRVTEEGARLDKRIAEEVARLEVLLAETEKRLDHRITEEVARLEVKLSTQMAGMRADLIRWMFIFWVGQLGTLLAILFAFFR is encoded by the coding sequence ATGGCGATTCTGACCGTTCCGAAAGTTCTGCGTGAGAAGCTTGGCGACGATGGCGTCGAGGCGCTCATCGCGCTTTTGAACGAAGCAGCCCATCACGAGCGGGACAACCTGCTGGGCATTCTGGAAGAACGCTTTGAGCGGCGGGTGACCGAGGAGGGCGCCCGACTGGATAAACGAATTGCGGAGGAAGTGGCTCGGCTGGAGGTATTGCTGGCCGAGACAGAAAAACGGTTGGATCACCGCATCACCGAAGAGGTCGCTCGCCTGGAGGTGAAGTTGAGCACCCAGATGGCCGGGATGCGCGCCGACCTGATTCGGTGGATGTTTATCTTCTGGGTGGGTCAGCTCGGCACGCTTCTCGCCATTCTTTTCGCCTTTTTCAGATGA
- a CDS encoding SIR2 family NAD-dependent protein deacylase produces the protein MSKETFAFPPELIERLARARSVAVLTGAGISAESGVPTFRDPGGLWERFRPEELANVQAFLRNPDLVQRWYAYRRRLVREVQPNPGHYALVELERMVPDFTLITQNVDNLHRRAGSQHVVELHGNLLRSYCIDCGRPADEVDLEAAAEGKPARCPTCGGLIRPDVVWFGEMLPEEALAEAYAACERAEVFLSVGTSAVVYPAAGLPLEAKRAGAYVAEINLQPSAIADEMDALLLGKAGEILPALVEAVRQARDAG, from the coding sequence ATGAGTAAAGAAACCTTCGCCTTCCCTCCAGAACTGATCGAACGGCTGGCGCGGGCGCGTTCGGTGGCCGTGCTGACGGGTGCGGGCATCAGCGCCGAAAGCGGTGTGCCGACATTCCGCGACCCCGGCGGCCTCTGGGAACGCTTTCGACCCGAGGAACTGGCCAACGTGCAGGCTTTCCTGCGCAACCCCGATCTCGTGCAGCGCTGGTACGCCTACCGCCGCAGGCTCGTCCGCGAAGTACAGCCCAACCCGGGGCATTATGCGCTGGTGGAACTGGAACGCATGGTGCCGGACTTCACGCTCATCACACAGAACGTGGACAACCTGCACCGCCGGGCCGGTAGCCAGCACGTCGTGGAGCTGCACGGCAACCTGCTGCGCAGCTACTGCATCGACTGCGGCCGCCCGGCCGACGAAGTGGATCTGGAAGCGGCCGCCGAAGGTAAGCCTGCCCGTTGTCCGACCTGCGGCGGGCTGATCCGGCCGGATGTGGTCTGGTTCGGCGAAATGCTCCCGGAAGAAGCTCTGGCCGAAGCCTACGCTGCCTGCGAACGAGCCGAGGTGTTTCTGAGCGTCGGCACCAGCGCCGTGGTTTATCCGGCCGCCGGGCTCCCGCTCGAAGCGAAGCGGGCCGGCGCCTACGTGGCCGAAATCAACCTGCAGCCGAGCGCCATCGCGGACGAAATGGATGCGCTACTGCTGGGCAAGGCCGGCGAGATTCTGCCCGCGCTCGTCGAAGCCGTCCGCCAGGCACGCGACGCCGGCTGA
- a CDS encoding DUF58 domain-containing protein, translating to MIPRELFQKIRRLEVRTRGLVDSLFGGEYHTAFKGQGITFAEVRPYQIGDDVRTIDWNVSARMGAPYVKLFEEEREQTLLLVVDVSGSQGFGVRGRTKRELAAEICAVLGFSALRNHDRVGLLLFSDRIEAFVPPRKGRRHVLRLVRDLYACRPGSTRTDLRVALDYLMRVLHRRAIILLLSDFLDMPDFERPLRALARRHDVVALQLQDPVEQTWPAVGLVELVDAETGRRRWIDTRSARVRAHLAEQARRRQAELEACFRRLQIDHVCLRTDADYVEPLLAFFHRRNRRR from the coding sequence ATGATTCCCCGCGAGCTGTTTCAGAAGATCCGGCGGCTGGAGGTGCGCACGCGCGGGCTGGTCGACAGCCTCTTCGGCGGCGAATACCACACGGCCTTCAAAGGACAGGGGATCACCTTTGCCGAAGTGCGGCCCTACCAGATCGGCGACGACGTGCGCACGATCGACTGGAACGTCTCGGCCCGCATGGGCGCGCCCTACGTGAAGCTGTTCGAAGAAGAACGGGAGCAGACGCTGCTGCTCGTGGTCGATGTGTCGGGCTCGCAGGGCTTCGGCGTGCGCGGCCGCACGAAGCGCGAGCTGGCCGCCGAGATCTGCGCCGTGCTCGGCTTCAGCGCGCTGCGCAACCACGACCGCGTGGGATTGCTGCTGTTTTCGGACCGGATCGAAGCGTTCGTGCCACCGCGCAAGGGACGTCGGCACGTGCTCCGGCTCGTGCGCGACCTCTACGCCTGCCGCCCCGGCTCGACGCGCACGGACCTGCGCGTGGCGCTCGACTACCTGATGCGCGTGCTGCACCGCCGCGCCATCATCCTGCTCCTGAGCGACTTTCTGGACATGCCGGACTTCGAGCGGCCGCTGCGGGCCCTGGCCCGGCGCCACGACGTGGTGGCACTCCAGCTCCAGGACCCCGTCGAGCAGACCTGGCCCGCCGTGGGGCTGGTCGAACTCGTCGATGCCGAGACCGGCCGACGCCGCTGGATCGACACGCGCAGCGCCCGCGTGCGCGCACACCTGGCCGAGCAGGCCCGCCGCCGACAGGCCGAACTGGAGGCCTGCTTCCGCCGCCTGCAGATCGACCACGTGTGCCTGCGCACCGACGCCGACTACGTGGAACCGCTGCTGGCCTTTTTCCACCGCCGCAACCGCCGTCGCTGA
- a CDS encoding STAS domain-containing protein, whose amino-acid sequence MSNFSVGFRQHDGVQILDLHGELDAHTAPELEAALQQCLQNGHYNILINGRDLDYISSAGLGVFMAYIEEIREKGGDLKIAELKPGVYNVFDLLGFPLLFDILPSETEALERFARGERPALPSS is encoded by the coding sequence ATGAGCAATTTTTCGGTAGGATTCCGACAGCACGACGGCGTGCAGATTCTGGATCTGCACGGAGAACTCGACGCGCACACGGCTCCGGAGCTGGAGGCCGCCCTACAACAGTGCCTGCAGAACGGCCACTACAACATTTTGATCAACGGGCGCGACCTGGACTACATCTCCAGCGCCGGGCTGGGCGTGTTTATGGCCTACATCGAAGAGATCCGCGAGAAAGGCGGTGATCTGAAGATTGCCGAACTCAAACCCGGCGTGTACAACGTGTTCGACCTGCTGGGTTTTCCGCTGCTGTTCGACATTCTGCCCTCGGAAACCGAAGCCCTGGAGCGTTTCGCCCGGGGCGAACGCCCGGCGCTTCCATCCTCCTGA
- a CDS encoding PP2C family protein-serine/threonine phosphatase: MIRNVTIPSLQQTEMLLQQRRTRLFLLLPFFGTGYILSVVFHLLTWKSGTPPSTWVRLFYYDGLMLITYGALWLLLWGETHQRGTSPTRTFWSLTVASLLFLGLGYLVLRIGRPSGDLALSAPVTGFAYETGVPLTWAAVVQMNVLALLEALLAFWLLLQLRGLVLFKRTRQSERSWRWMLITMAGSALLVDLLQPGEFVLALLLSLPVGLMLRNAFRVAWILYLTFRQKLLNLGLTVLATGALSGTLAFTSGPAHEYVWHYSPALSSFVNLSLAFGILYLVTSFLSLLFHLPTTGAFQRKVDELAALHALMQMVSQVFDVERLTETIVRLPVEAGVAQAAWLALPDFQTTFRPRIVAAYNLPEGQTPEALVDVEALYQEVATRRQFLLLEQALTDHRVRARPEHGIGSLLVVPLIARNELLGVLFVTREVAYGFEQDDIEAISVFATQAALALDNARLLSERLEKERLARELAIARDVQRRLLPQQLPRLPGLQIVASSVPAQEVGGDYYDLLQLDDHRLAFIVADVAGKGTSAAFYMAELQGIFRALSPLNPDPVVFLTQANQALFETLERKAFISAVYGVFDVAKGMVTLARAGHPPPILLRPHAPPRLLRLQGLGLGLDRGELFRRTLQPCTLSLQAGDRLLLYTDGLIESRNDRGEAFGYDRLLQTLEAHARDTAVSLHRHLLEALAQFTGHPAYDDDLTLVIFQWQEVPMLQEARDRQDMQAQTAGASASTAQPSQPSKQAP; this comes from the coding sequence ATGATACGCAACGTGACGATTCCCTCGCTGCAGCAGACGGAGATGCTGCTTCAGCAACGGCGCACCCGCCTGTTTCTGCTGTTGCCGTTCTTCGGGACCGGCTACATTCTGTCGGTTGTCTTTCATCTGCTGACCTGGAAGTCGGGCACGCCGCCCTCGACCTGGGTCCGTCTGTTCTACTACGACGGGCTCATGCTGATCACCTACGGCGCGTTGTGGCTGCTGCTCTGGGGCGAGACGCACCAGCGCGGCACCTCCCCGACGCGCACGTTCTGGAGTCTGACCGTCGCCTCGCTGCTTTTCCTGGGGCTTGGCTATCTGGTGCTGCGCATCGGCCGTCCGTCCGGCGATCTGGCTCTGTCGGCGCCGGTCACCGGCTTCGCCTACGAGACGGGCGTGCCGCTGACCTGGGCGGCCGTCGTGCAGATGAACGTGCTGGCCCTGCTCGAGGCGCTGCTGGCCTTCTGGCTGCTGCTGCAACTTCGGGGGCTGGTCCTGTTCAAACGCACGCGCCAGAGCGAGCGGAGCTGGCGCTGGATGCTGATCACCATGGCCGGCTCGGCCCTGCTGGTCGATCTACTCCAGCCGGGCGAATTCGTGCTGGCGCTGCTGCTGAGCCTGCCGGTCGGGCTCATGCTGCGCAATGCTTTTCGCGTCGCCTGGATTCTGTATCTGACCTTTCGCCAGAAGCTGCTGAACCTGGGGCTGACCGTGCTGGCCACCGGCGCACTGTCGGGCACGCTGGCCTTCACCAGCGGCCCGGCCCACGAATACGTCTGGCACTACAGCCCGGCCCTGAGCAGCTTCGTCAACCTGAGCCTGGCCTTTGGCATTCTCTATCTGGTCACCTCGTTTCTGTCGCTGCTCTTTCACCTGCCCACGACGGGCGCCTTTCAGCGGAAGGTGGACGAACTGGCCGCGCTCCATGCACTGATGCAGATGGTCAGCCAGGTGTTCGACGTGGAGCGGCTGACCGAGACGATCGTCCGGCTACCGGTCGAAGCCGGCGTGGCGCAGGCCGCCTGGCTGGCCCTGCCGGACTTTCAGACGACGTTCCGGCCCCGGATCGTGGCAGCTTACAACCTGCCGGAAGGTCAGACCCCGGAGGCGCTCGTGGACGTCGAAGCACTCTATCAGGAGGTGGCCACGCGGCGACAGTTTCTGTTGCTGGAGCAGGCGCTGACCGATCACCGGGTGCGGGCCCGGCCGGAGCACGGCATCGGCAGCCTGCTGGTCGTGCCGCTGATTGCCCGCAACGAGCTGCTGGGTGTGCTGTTCGTCACGCGCGAGGTGGCCTACGGCTTCGAACAGGACGACATTGAGGCCATCTCGGTGTTTGCCACGCAGGCGGCCCTCGCCCTCGACAACGCCCGCCTGCTCAGCGAACGTCTGGAAAAAGAGCGCCTGGCACGCGAGCTGGCCATCGCACGCGACGTGCAGCGCCGCCTGCTCCCCCAGCAACTTCCCCGACTTCCCGGCCTGCAGATCGTGGCCTCCAGCGTCCCGGCCCAGGAAGTGGGCGGCGACTACTACGACCTGCTCCAGCTCGACGACCATCGGCTGGCCTTCATCGTGGCCGACGTGGCCGGCAAGGGGACCTCGGCCGCCTTCTACATGGCCGAACTGCAGGGCATCTTCCGGGCTCTGAGTCCGCTCAACCCCGATCCGGTGGTTTTTCTGACGCAGGCCAATCAGGCGCTCTTCGAAACACTGGAGCGTAAGGCGTTCATCTCGGCCGTTTATGGCGTGTTCGATGTGGCAAAAGGCATGGTGACGCTGGCCCGCGCCGGCCATCCGCCCCCGATTCTCCTGCGCCCACACGCACCGCCGCGTCTGCTTCGACTCCAGGGATTGGGGCTGGGACTGGACCGGGGCGAACTCTTCCGCCGCACGCTGCAGCCCTGTACGCTCTCGCTTCAGGCCGGCGACCGCCTGCTGCTGTACACCGACGGCCTGATCGAAAGCCGCAACGACCGGGGCGAAGCCTTCGGCTACGATCGTCTGCTCCAGACCCTCGAAGCGCACGCACGGGACACCGCCGTGTCGTTGCACCGCCATCTACTCGAAGCGCTGGCGCAGTTTACCGGCCATCCCGCCTATGATGACGACCTGACCCTTGTTATCTTCCAGTGGCAGGAAGTGCCGATGCTTCAGGAAGCGCGGGACCGTCAGGACATGCAGGCGCAGACCGCCGGAGCGTCGGCCTCGACCGCCCAACCCTCGCAGCCTTCGAAGCAAGCGCCATGA
- a CDS encoding FecR family protein: MKRPSHSDRDEALARRIGQLREEGRPLASDPELADDPLGRALLALADEAAPAVPPERSERIWQGIAARMHRQAANRAPQRRPQVRRLYWRRALVVAVVLLAAGLGWWLYEEKESVPVLVASAGTMSEVYTAPDGSQITLRPHSQLYRLAASETVLRYRLEGEAFFDVVHRPERQFQVEAGAVRVTVLGTRFDVRTWDGVEVFLETGRLRIEGPRGQQQVLTDGQRSRLTADGHLTPPEPAPAETYLDWLQGRLTFVQEPAAQVAVELAHHFGVRLTLPEPYASQTLSGTLTLDSLPQVLQDLGRVLGGRFVEVAPKHYRFEADAGR; the protein is encoded by the coding sequence ATGAAGCGACCGTCCCATAGCGACCGTGACGAAGCGCTGGCCCGGCGGATCGGGCAGCTCCGGGAGGAAGGGCGTCCGCTGGCGTCCGACCCGGAACTGGCCGACGATCCGCTGGGCCGGGCGCTGCTGGCGCTGGCCGACGAGGCGGCCCCGGCCGTGCCGCCGGAGCGAAGCGAGCGGATCTGGCAGGGGATCGCGGCGCGGATGCATCGGCAGGCGGCCAACCGGGCACCGCAGCGCAGACCGCAGGTTCGCCGCCTGTACTGGCGTCGGGCGCTGGTCGTGGCGGTGGTGCTGCTGGCGGCCGGTCTGGGCTGGTGGCTGTATGAGGAAAAAGAAAGCGTGCCCGTGCTGGTGGCTTCGGCCGGGACCATGTCGGAGGTGTACACGGCTCCGGACGGCTCGCAGATCACGTTGCGGCCGCATTCGCAGCTCTACCGGCTGGCCGCTTCGGAAACCGTCCTGCGCTACCGTCTGGAGGGCGAGGCGTTCTTCGATGTGGTGCACCGGCCGGAGCGGCAGTTTCAGGTGGAGGCCGGAGCGGTCCGCGTTACGGTGCTGGGCACGCGTTTCGACGTGCGTACCTGGGACGGGGTGGAGGTTTTTCTGGAGACAGGACGGCTCCGGATAGAAGGGCCGCGCGGCCAGCAGCAGGTGCTCACCGACGGCCAGCGCAGCCGCCTGACGGCCGACGGACACCTGACGCCGCCGGAGCCGGCTCCGGCCGAAACCTACCTGGACTGGTTGCAGGGGCGGCTGACCTTTGTGCAGGAGCCGGCCGCGCAGGTGGCCGTCGAGCTGGCGCATCACTTCGGCGTACGGCTCACGCTGCCGGAACCCTACGCGTCGCAGACGCTCAGCGGCACGCTGACGCTCGACAGCCTGCCGCAGGTATTGCAGGATCTGGGACGGGTGCTGGGCGGTCGCTTCGTCGAGGTCGCGCCGAAGCACTACCGGTTCGAAGCCGATGCGGGGCGGTAG